One window from the genome of Synechococcus sp. PROS-7-1 encodes:
- a CDS encoding DEAD/DEAH box helicase: MLRRRLDPIASGSRDVLIHAGPGAGKTLGALLAFQAMQKEGRLNRVLVFCHRTSILEQWQRAAERLGLRLQPWNGPGSAPLQADGWLVSYQGAGRQSEALKAEIALWSHGTHLAIADEAHHLGVEPEEPEGPVWGRTFLELSQSARLRLGLTGTPFRADNLAFCAARRVEVEEAGERMEQIQPDLSVEPRELIAAGDVRPLEFRFQDGWVEHSQEGQPDREVSPLSSEQRESWRARNLRRAIRLADSSSIALQLLLRARTQLERVRQHHPRAAGLVIARDIDHARTISSLLEEQGDRVDLVHSQDPGASDRLNRFERGDADWLVSIDMCAEGFDAPRLRVVAYLTTVATRSRFIQGITRAVRLCGDRASKEAIPRDPSFVFAPADPLLMQYARNWSLSEPYRIAAPAKSDTPEECAQGGSWRGPSLPLEAVGDGAGAVIRMRTPELPQFLQR, from the coding sequence CTGCTGCGCCGACGCCTGGATCCGATTGCTTCTGGATCGCGGGATGTGCTGATCCATGCGGGGCCTGGTGCGGGGAAGACCCTCGGCGCCCTGCTGGCCTTCCAGGCGATGCAGAAGGAAGGGCGTCTGAATCGCGTACTTGTGTTCTGTCACCGCACCTCGATCCTCGAGCAGTGGCAACGGGCGGCAGAGCGCCTGGGACTTCGTCTTCAGCCCTGGAACGGTCCCGGCAGTGCCCCGCTCCAGGCCGACGGATGGCTGGTGAGTTACCAGGGGGCTGGTCGACAGTCTGAGGCGCTCAAAGCCGAGATCGCCCTGTGGAGCCATGGCACGCATCTGGCGATCGCAGACGAAGCCCACCATCTCGGGGTGGAGCCGGAAGAACCTGAAGGGCCGGTTTGGGGTCGCACGTTTCTGGAGCTGAGCCAGAGCGCCAGGCTGCGGCTGGGGCTGACCGGAACCCCCTTCCGGGCCGACAACCTTGCGTTCTGTGCCGCTCGGAGAGTGGAAGTGGAGGAGGCCGGTGAGCGGATGGAGCAGATCCAACCCGATCTCAGTGTGGAGCCGCGGGAACTGATCGCGGCTGGGGATGTGAGACCGCTGGAATTTCGCTTCCAAGACGGATGGGTGGAACACAGCCAGGAGGGTCAGCCCGACCGGGAGGTGTCGCCGTTGTCGTCTGAGCAGAGGGAGAGCTGGCGAGCGCGCAACCTGCGCAGAGCCATCCGCCTTGCGGACAGCAGCAGCATCGCCCTGCAGCTGCTGCTGCGGGCCCGAACCCAACTGGAACGTGTTCGCCAGCACCACCCGCGTGCGGCAGGTCTGGTGATCGCTCGGGACATCGACCACGCCCGAACCATCTCCTCCCTTCTCGAAGAGCAGGGCGACCGGGTGGACCTTGTTCACTCCCAAGACCCAGGCGCCTCGGATCGACTGAACCGCTTTGAACGCGGGGATGCCGACTGGCTTGTGAGCATCGACATGTGCGCCGAAGGATTTGATGCCCCCCGACTGCGGGTGGTGGCCTATCTCACGACAGTGGCGACCCGAAGCCGTTTCATCCAGGGCATCACCCGGGCCGTCCGTCTCTGCGGGGATCGGGCCAGCAAGGAGGCGATTCCCCGCGATCCCTCCTTTGTGTTCGCGCCGGCCGACCCCCTGTTGATGCAGTACGCACGCAACTGGTCGCTGTCTGAGCCATATCGCATTGCGGCTCCTGCCAAATCAGACACGCCTGAGGAGTGCGCGCAAGGAGGCTCATGGCGAGGGCCGAGCCTGCCCCTGGAAGCCGTCGGCGACGGTGCTGGTGCGGTGATCCGTATGCGAACCCCGGAATTACCTCAATTTTTGCAGCGCTGA
- a CDS encoding NAD(P) transhydrogenase subunit alpha — protein METSFVEFLWVLLLGSLLGLELIGKVPPTLHTPLMSGANAISGITVLAALTAIIRSGDNLVLLILGAVSLGFALFNVIGGFLVTDRMLAMFSRKPARKENR, from the coding sequence ATGGAAACAAGCTTTGTGGAGTTCCTCTGGGTGCTGCTGCTCGGCAGCCTTCTGGGACTGGAACTGATCGGCAAGGTGCCACCCACCCTGCACACCCCCTTGATGAGTGGGGCCAATGCCATCTCCGGCATCACCGTGCTGGCCGCGCTCACCGCAATCATCCGCTCCGGGGACAACCTGGTGCTGCTGATTCTCGGGGCCGTCTCCCTGGGCTTTGCCCTTTTCAATGTGATCGGGGGCTTCCTGGTCACCGATCGCATGCTGGCCATGTTCAGCCGTAAGCCCGCCCGCAAGGAGAACCGCTGA
- a CDS encoding Re/Si-specific NAD(P)(+) transhydrogenase subunit alpha, with protein sequence MPILLIPVETAVGETRVAASPETVKKFIALGCRVVLERGAGRTSGFLDEAYAEAGAQLVTPGDSQAWGEADVLLCVQSPSPVDLGRLRRGALVVGLLAPYANAELDAALKRCGLSAMALELLPRISRAQSADALSSQANIAGYKSVLLASAALDRYFPMLMTAAGTVQPARVVVLGAGVAGLQAVATARRLGAVVYVSDIRPAVKEQVESLGARFIDPPEMEDKPAESGGYAKQASDAFLAAQRQQLSDQLAEADVAICTAQVPGRRAPRLISEDMLDRMRPGAVVVDLAVAQGGNCADTVPSQTVDRKGVKLIGANDLPCSVPNHASFLYSKNLLALLQPMLQDSQLTLDLEDELIAGCLISQDGNIRRSDVLTPGAN encoded by the coding sequence TTGCCCATACTTTTGATCCCGGTGGAGACAGCGGTGGGGGAAACCCGCGTTGCGGCCTCACCGGAAACAGTCAAGAAGTTCATCGCTCTCGGTTGTCGGGTGGTGCTCGAACGGGGAGCCGGACGGACGTCCGGCTTTCTCGATGAGGCCTACGCCGAGGCCGGCGCGCAGCTGGTGACTCCAGGAGACAGTCAGGCCTGGGGAGAAGCCGACGTGCTGCTGTGCGTTCAGTCACCCTCCCCTGTTGATCTCGGCCGCTTGCGCCGTGGTGCGCTGGTGGTGGGTCTGCTGGCTCCTTACGCCAATGCCGAGCTCGATGCAGCGCTGAAGCGTTGCGGTCTTTCGGCGATGGCCCTCGAGCTGTTGCCTCGCATCAGCCGTGCCCAGTCAGCCGATGCACTCTCTTCTCAGGCCAATATCGCCGGTTACAAGTCGGTCCTGCTGGCCTCGGCGGCGCTGGATCGCTATTTCCCGATGCTGATGACCGCAGCAGGCACGGTTCAGCCTGCCCGGGTTGTGGTGCTCGGTGCAGGGGTGGCCGGCCTTCAGGCCGTTGCAACCGCACGCCGGCTTGGTGCTGTGGTCTACGTCAGCGATATCCGGCCTGCTGTGAAGGAGCAGGTGGAATCCCTCGGTGCCCGCTTCATCGACCCTCCCGAGATGGAGGACAAACCCGCTGAGTCGGGTGGCTATGCGAAACAGGCCTCCGATGCCTTCCTCGCGGCCCAGCGTCAGCAGCTGTCGGATCAGCTCGCCGAGGCCGACGTGGCCATCTGCACCGCACAGGTGCCAGGTCGGCGTGCGCCGCGTTTGATCAGTGAAGACATGCTCGATCGCATGCGCCCCGGGGCGGTGGTGGTGGATCTGGCCGTCGCTCAGGGCGGCAACTGCGCCGACACCGTTCCCTCCCAGACCGTGGATCGCAAGGGCGTGAAGTTGATCGGAGCCAATGACCTCCCCTGCTCCGTTCCCAACCACGCCAGCTTCCTTTACTCCAAAAATTTGCTGGCGCTGCTGCAGCCCATGCTTCAAGACAGCCAGCTCACCCTCGACCTTGAGGATGAGCTCATTGCCGGTTGCCTGATCAGTCAGGACGGCAACATCCGCCGCAGCGACGTTCTCACCCCAGGAGCCAACTGA
- a CDS encoding EF-1 guanine nucleotide exchange domain-containing protein yields the protein MGLTAIECPDGVCHSHHGGHAVERNAMEKLLADHGREWCERLAERIYEMSVDTFSQTVMPSLHAAGWQRRHLDWEFKLSEQDSEPDRTLVDGIINATESFLRSSEVHRLFIQELVQGTFDEASDDHLRSQAVRQLIEEEILGLLESQREQLLQRVSTRLLEPAGGRMDRAHQAAEDGLVEVERLLCNHTESL from the coding sequence ATGGGACTCACAGCGATCGAATGCCCAGACGGCGTCTGCCACAGCCATCACGGCGGCCACGCCGTTGAGCGCAATGCCATGGAAAAGCTGCTGGCCGACCACGGCCGCGAATGGTGCGAGCGGCTGGCCGAGCGCATCTACGAGATGTCTGTGGACACCTTTTCCCAGACCGTGATGCCCAGCCTCCACGCCGCCGGTTGGCAGCGACGCCACCTGGACTGGGAGTTCAAGCTGAGCGAGCAGGATTCAGAACCCGACCGCACCCTGGTCGACGGCATCATCAATGCCACCGAAAGCTTTCTGCGCAGCAGTGAGGTGCACCGCCTGTTCATCCAGGAACTGGTTCAGGGCACGTTTGACGAAGCCTCAGACGACCACCTGCGCAGCCAGGCTGTGCGCCAGCTGATCGAGGAAGAGATTCTTGGACTGCTGGAATCGCAGCGGGAGCAGCTTCTTCAACGGGTCAGCACCCGTTTGCTCGAGCCTGCAGGAGGACGGATGGACCGAGCCCATCAAGCCGCTGAGGATGGACTGGTGGAAGTGGAGCGGTTGCTCTGCAACCACACCGAATCGCTCTGA